The following are from one region of the Primulina eburnea isolate SZY01 chromosome 17, ASM2296580v1, whole genome shotgun sequence genome:
- the LOC140818189 gene encoding rRNA biogenesis protein RRP5-like, which produces MAFMLSLADVEKARSIAERALKTINIREESEKLNIWVAYFNLENEYGNPPEDAVMKIFQKSLQYCDLKKVHLALLGMYQRTEQHKLASELLDKMARKFKHSCKVWPSRIQSLLKQNSDGIQCVVNRALLSLS; this is translated from the exons ATGGCATTTATGCTCTCTTTGGCAGATGTTGAGAAGGCAAGATCCATTGCTGAGAG GGCTCTGAAAACAATTAATATTCGAGAAGAATCAGAGAAACTGAATATCTGGGTTGCTTATTTCAACTTGGAAAACGAGTATGGAAATCCTCCTGAG GATGctgttatgaaaatatttcaaaaatcgTTGCAGTATTGTGATCTCAAAAAGGTGCATCTTGCACTCCTGGGAATGTACCAAAGAACAGAACAACACAAATTAGCTAGCGAGCTTCTTGACAAAATGGCTAGGAAGTTCAAGCATTCATGCAAG GTCTGGCCAAGTCGCATTCAATCTCTTTTGAAACAAAACTCTGATGGGATCCAGTGTGTTGTAAATCGTGCCCTTCTGAGCCTTTCTTGA